The Candidatus Binataceae bacterium DNA segment GCGCAATTCCGACGATCTGCTCAAGCGCAGCGAACTCATCGCGGCCTCGACCCGCGAAGGCGCGACCCTGGTCGTGCTGATCAAGGAGATCGGCACCGACGCGCTCTACGCGCTGCATATCGTGGGCGAGCGGATGGCGGCCGCGGGCAAGCCCGAATACCGCGAGCGCATCGCGAAGTACCATCGCTATTGCCGCGACAACGATCTCGCGGTCGCGGTGGCGCAGACCGACGTCAAGGGTGACCGCTCGCTCGGGCCCACCGCGCAGGAGCATCCCGACTACTACGTGCGCGTGGTCGAGGAGCGGCCTGACGGCATCGTGGTCCGCGGCGCCAAGGTCCACACCTCGGTCTCGACCAACACCAACGAAGTGATCGTGCTGCCGACGCGCGCGATGAAGGCCGAGGACAAGCCCTACGCGGTTGCCTTTGCGCTGCCGATCAACACGCCGGGGCTGAAGCTCATCGCGAGTCCGCACGGCTCGAGCCACAAGAACCAGTTCGAACATCCGTTGAGCGCCGGGCACAAGATGATGGAGACGCTGACGGTATTCGACGACGTCTTCGTGCCGAAGGATCGCGTCTTCCTCTGCGGCGAAATCGACTTCGCGGGGCTGCTGGCGCTGACCTTCGTCCGGTACCATCGCTTCACCGCAGTCTCGTACAAGCTGCCGCTGCTCGAACTGATGGCGGGTGCCGGCTACGCGATAGCGGAGGCCAACGGCGTGCTGCGCGCGGCCCACGTGCGTGACAAGCTGACCCATCTGGCGGCCTATCACGCGACCGTGCGCGGCCTTATCGAGCACGCGGCCAACTCCTGCACGATCGAGGACGGCCTCGCGGTGCCCAACACGCTGCTCACCAACATCGCCAAGTACCACTTCGCGCACAACTACCATCAGGCGGTGCAGATCGTGCAGGACCTCGCCGGCGGATTACTGGTGACCGCGCCCGCCGCCGAAGACCTGACCAGCGAGGCAACCCGCGCTTACGTGCTGAAGTACATGGGCGGCGCCAAGGGCTTCGACGCGGAGAAGCGCCTGCGGCTGCTCAATCTGATCGGCGATCTGACGGCGTCGGACTTCGGCGGCTACCAGGAGGTGCTGGCGGTGCATGCCGAGGGCGGTTTCGAGGCGGAGAAACTCCAGGCTTACCGCGAGTATGATTTCAAGACCGTCGCGGCTTACGCGCGCAAGCTCGCGGGGGTGTGAAACGGCGCCCTTCTAGGTCTGGATCAGCTCGACGACCGTTCCGTCCGGGTCCGTCATGCAGACGAAGCCGGCCTCGCTGCCCTCCGCGTGGAACATCTGCGGCTCGGAGAGAAACCTGACGCCCCGGGCTTTAAGCTCCTGGTAGTCGGCGAGCAGCGTCTTTGTGCGGAGCGCGATCCGGCAGTATCCGATATTGAACAGATCCGGGTACGGGCGGCCGTGGCTCGGCGGGACCTTCCATTCGATAAGGTCGAGGCGCGTCGCATGCTTGTCGTCGCCGAGCATCATCAGCACGGCGCGCCCGCGACAACCCTTGCCGGCGCCCAATCCGCGCGCCAACTGCTCGTCGCCGAATTCACCGAAGTCGCGAACCACCCGGAAGCCGAGAATCTCGTAGAAATCGAGCGAGCGCTCGAAATTGGTGACGTTGAGGTTGATGTGGAAGATCGACCTGGTGTTCGGCATCTACGCATCCCCTCCACCATACGCGCGCTTTAAGGCAGCCTCGACGATACGCCCGGCGCGATGTTCGCGGCGCCGGCGTCGGCCGTCACGATGGCCGTCGCCAGGCGCGCCGCCAGCAGGCTGAATCTCGGGAGCTGCGCGCGAGCGCGGCTCAGGCGTCGCTCTTGCGCAGCTCGACCGTGTTGCCGTCGGGGTCGAGCACCCAGATCTGGCGGCCGAGACGGCGCTGGTCTTCCGCTTTCAACTGCGCGCGCATCGCGTCGCCGTCGAGGAATGGCACGCCCATCTTCTTGAGCTCGGCTTTGGTCGCGTCGAGATCCTCGACCTCGATCGCGATATGGGGACCGGTCGGATCGGGCCCCTGGCGCTTCTCGCTGACGATCAGGTGAATCTGGCCGCTGCCGATCCCGTACCACATGCCCTTGAAGCTGAAATCGGGACGCGGGATGGGCTTTAGGCCGAGCACCTTCTCGTAAAAGGCGCGGCTTTTATCGACGTCGGCGATCCTGAAGGCTGAGTGGGACAAGTCAACCGGCTTGTGCATCTGGACCTCCCGTGGCGGCGCCGGATTTGCGCACGAACTCTTCGCGTTGCGCCGCTCGCGATACGCTCGTAACCCACTTCTAGTGAATTTCCGCGCCGCCTGCCACCACTATCGAAGTGCCGGTGACGTTGTCGGCGCGGGCCAGGTAAACCACCGCCTCGCCGATATCGGCGGGCGTCTGCTCGCGCCCGAGATAGCACATCGTGCCCACCGTGTTGTCGAACAGCGACTCGGCGTTGCCGCCCCACGCCTTGCTCAGGTACTGGTTGAGCACGTCGGTCCACATCGCAGTGCGCAGCAGCCCCGGGCATACGGCGTTGACGCGGATATTGGCCGGGCCGAGCTCCTCGGCCAGCGCCTGCGTGAGCGCCATCACGGCGAACTTGCTCGCGCAGTACGCTGAGAGGCCGCCGCGCGAGGTCTTGCCGGCAATCGACGCGATATTGACGATCGCGCCTTCCTTCTTGCGCAAAAGATGGGGGATCGCGGCCTTGGAGCACAGAAAGGGCCCCTTGGCGTTGACCGCCATCACGCGGTCCCACGCCTCCTCGGAAAACTCGGCCACCGGGCCGGCGGCGATGATGCCCGCGTTGTTGACCAGGACGTCGATCGAGCCCAGCGCCTTCACGGTCTCGGCAGCCATCCGCTCGCAGTCGGCAAGGCGCGTCACGTCCGCGAGGATCGCCGCAGCCTTGACGCCGCGGGAGTTTACCTCGTCGACCGCGCTTTGAAGCTCGCCATGCGCGGCCAGGTTATAGGTCAACGCCGGATCGCGGGGATTCCCGAGATCGACCAGCGCGACGTTGGCGCCGGCCTCGGCGAGTTTGAGCGCGATACCGCGCCCGATCCCGCGCGCCGCTCCGGTGACGATAGCGTTTTTGCCCTTGAGTTCCATCGCGCCTGCCCTCCTTTCCGCTATTTAGCACGCCCGGCTCCCAACGCGGCAAACCCACCGATCCCGCGCCGTGCAAAGGCTCGCGCGCTGAGCTATATCAGGAACCTGCGTCGAACGAATTTCGCTCCGGACAAACGCAAGAGGAATACAGCAGATGGACATCGGCTTTCTGATGGCGGCGACGGCGGAGTGCGGCGACCTTGCCGAGATCGCGCGCGCCGCCGAGCAATCGGGTTACGAATCGCTCTGGATGGCGGAGCATCCGGTGATTCCGATCGGCATGAAGACGCAGTTCCCCTTCACGCCCGACGGAAAACTTCCCGACCATTATGCGCGATGGGCCGATCCGTTCATCGCGCTCGCTGTTGCCGCGGCCGTGACCAAAAGGATCAAACTCGGCACCGGCGTCTGTCTCGTCCCGGAACGCGAGACGCTGATCACGGCCAAGATGGCGGCGAGCCTCGACCTCGTCTCGGGCGGACGGTTTTTGCTGGGGGTCGGCGCGGGATGGCTCCGCGAGGAGACCGAAGCGATGGGCGCGAACTTCGGCCTGCGCTGGAAGCGCACGCGCGAAGGAGTCGAAGCGATGCGCGTCCTGTGGACCAAACGCGAAGCTTCCTACCAGGGCGAAATGGTCAGGTTTGCGCCGCTGCGCTCGGAGCCCAAGCCGGTGCAGAAGGCGGGCCCCCCGGTGCTGCTGGGAGCGCATGGCCCAAAGGCGCTCGAGCGCGTGGCGCGCACGTACGACGGATGGATGCCGCTGGTAGCGAGCGCCGAGGAGCTTAAGGCGAGCGTCGCGGAATTGCGCCGCCTCGCGGCCGAGCGCGGGCGCGACCCCGGCTCGATCGCGATCTCGCCGCTGGTCGATCCGGGCGAGAATGGTCCGTCGGCGGATGAAATCAAACGCTATCGCGACGCAGGCGCGAGCCGTCTTATCTTAATCTCGCAGAAGGCGCTTGCGGAGGTCGCGGACGGCAAGGCGCTCGAATGGATGCGGCGATGGGCGCCGGCGGTCGAACGCGCGCGAGCGATCTGAAAAGAACACCGACCTGAAAACGCATCCCCGCCTGAAGGCGCACTGAGGATCGCTTCGCGCGCGCGGTCGCTTTCGACGACCCATGTCGCCCGCTTTACGAGCGGGCGTGAGCGGAGTGGCGCCGGCTCTTTTCGCGCGTCCACTCGGCGAGTTCGTCGTGGGCGTCGCGCTGGTACTTCCGGAGCGTCGGATGAGCCTCCGGCAGCGTCGGCGTGGTCAGCTCGAGGCGGATCCCGTTGGGGTCGAAGAAATAGATCGACTTGATGAAGTGATGGTCGGTCGGCCCCAGCACGTCGATACCGGCCGCGGTGAGCCGCGCCTGTGCGGCCTCCAGTTCGGCGAGCGAGCCGACGCGCAGCGCGAGATGGTTCACCCACTCGGGCGTGTTGGGCGACGGCGCCGCGCTCTGATTGTCGCCGAGGTCGAAGAACGCGACGCACGAGCCGTCGGTCATGCGAAAGAAGATGTGCGCGTGCGGGCAGAATTCCCGGGTGCTCGGTACGCGGTCCTGGCGGATGACGTGGACCAGCGGCAGGCCGAGGAGGTCCTCGTAGAAATGCCGGGTCTCCTCCGCGTCGCGGCATCGATAGGCGAAGTGATGCAGTCCGTTGATCGGAACGAACGAAGGCATGCCGTCACCTCCTGACCGTAACTATCTGCGCGTAACTATCAGTCGGGGCCGTCTGGAACGCAAGCAGCCTTCAGGAGTGGCGACAGGACAGACTTGCGTCGGATGACGCTGCGTCCTATAGGAAATCTGGATGATGGGTCGGCAAGGGGACCGCGCAACAAATTGCAGGAGGAGGCGCCGATGGCTCCAAAATGGCAGGCAAAGGGTGATTATTTCGAGACGTGTAACTGCCAGACCTTGTGCCCATGCATATTTCTGAGCCCTCCAACCGAGGGAAACTGCACTGTTCTTGTCGGCTGGCATATCCAATCCGGCAAATTCGGAGATGCTTCTCTTGATGGATTAAACGTCGCCGCGTTCTTTTATTCGCCCGGACCGATGCACCAGGGGAACTGGAGCGCCGCCCTGTACCTGGATTCTCGAGCCTCGTCCGAACAAAGCGACGCCCTCCTCAAAATCTTCTCCGGACAGGCAGGTGGGGTGCCCGCGGCTCTCCATCCGCTGATCGGAAAGGTGCTGGGTGTTAAGAGCGCTGAAATCGCCTACAACGCAAACGGCCGAAAACGCCACATGACGATCCAAGGCGTCGGCGAATCGGAGATCGAAGCGCTCGAGGGGGCCGGCGGGGCGGATGTGACGATCAGCAATCATCCGCTCGGGATCGCTCCGGGCCATCCGAGCATCGTCTCACGTTCAAAGCAGCTCAAGTTTCGCGACCATGGCTATACGCTCGATCTCAGCGGCAGAACCGGACAGTTTTCTCCGTTCACCTATGAAGGCTGAGCCGTAAGCTTCTCCGGCGCGGCGGCTCGGGAGAACTCGGGTCGCGCCGAACCAGGCGCAGTAATGACTCCGGACGGCTCGCACGCGACCTCTCGATACCAAACCGGCGCGCCGCCGCAACTTCCCTCACGCGAGCGCCTAACCGTGTGGGCCGGCATATTGTCCGTTACGGCCGTCTCCTGGTTTGTGCTCGTTCGCATGCCGATGCCGTATGGGGGTATTAGCAACGGGACTATGACCGGCATGACCGCGGTCGCGAGTGGCGGAGGCGCTCCGTGGTCGCTTCGCGACGCTGAACTCGTCTTCGTCATGTGGACGGTCATGATGGCGGCGATGATGTTGCCGAGCGCGGGCCCGACGCTAGAGATGCATGCGCGAATCGCGCGCGGCCGCGGCGCTGGGCAGAGCCGGCGCACTTGGCTTTTTGCGTTGGGCTACCTGCTCGCCTGGACAGGTTTCGCCGCAGCCATAGCCGCGGTGCAGTATCTTCTGGAGCGTTCGGGGATCATCGGTGACGCGATGCGGATGGGACCGTTGGCCGGAGGGCTACTGCTGATCGCCGCGGGCATCTACCAGATTACTCCACTGAAGCAGGCGTGCCTGACGAAGTGTCGCACGCCGCTCGGCTTTTTCATGACGCAATGGCGCGCCGGCGACCGTGGCGCGATTCTGATGGGTTTGAACCACGGGATGTTCTGCGTCGGATGTTGTTGGCTGCTCATGGCGCTGATGTTTGTGGGCGGCGTTATGAACCTCGCATGGGCGGCGGCGCTCGCTATCTTTGTCCTGCTCGAAAAGGCGGCGCGTTGGGGCGGCGCCGTGTCCCGCGTTTGCGGCTTGATTATGGTGGTGGCGGGACTTGCGCTCGCCGCCCTCGAATGAGGAGTCTCGGGAACCGGCACGCCGGAAGCGACGCCTTGATAAATGAGATCGCCGATCGGGTCAGGATAAAATGTCTGGGTATTGTAGTGCGCCGAGTAGGCCAATTGATAATCCCAGTCCGAACCCCAGGTTCCGTTGAGGGCTAGAACGCCGAAGTAGTCCTGCTGATTCAACCCGGAATTGATGGCGCTCGACGGATAGGCAGCGGGATTTATGTGCTTAAGCTGGTACTGAGGCGTCTGGTTCGCCTGATTCGGGAACTGGTTGAACGCAAGCGTCATTCCGTAGATAAGGCTGAGCTTCATTGTCGGCACCGGGGTGTAGGTCAGGTAGGCGAAGCTCTGTCCGTGAGTCACCGCGTCGTGGATGGGATCGGGTGCTGGCACTGCTGAGCTGAAGCCAAGGTTGGATTGCTGGAAGAGGCCGGTCAGGTAATAGCTGAAATTACCGTCGCATCCGCCGAGTTCGAAGCTTCCCTGCGCCGTATCGCGCTGCCCGCCGAAGATTGTCACGCTGTTATGCGTATCATCGCAGCCATTCCTGGTGCGAATGTCGGTGATTCCCGAGGAGTGGTATCCGTAACGCGCCGGCAGCACTCCGTCGATTAGAGTGACGCTCCGGACCAAATAGGAGTTCAGCAGCTGAGTGAAGGTCGGATCGGTATTCAGATCGAGGGGCAGCATGATTCCGTTCGTCTGGTACTGGATGCCCATGTGCTCGCCGCGAATGTGAATCTCCTGGTTTTGATCCAGCGCCACGCCGGGCATTTGCAGGACCACTTCATTCAGTGCAGTTGCCTGGCCTTGGGGCAGATTTGTGATGTCATGCTCCGTGAGCGTGTACTTGTTCGTTCCGGTTGATGAGAGACTGTTCTGTGCGCCGATGCGGCTCGCGGTCACCGGAAAGCTCAACGCCTGGCAGGATTCCTGTGTAATCTCCACGCCGCTCTGGCGACTTTGCGGTAGCATGAGCAGTACGGTCGCGGGCCTGAAGCCGGTACTTTGCGCGGTTATCGAATAGGTCCCGGCGCGTGGTTGTTTGAACTTGAACAGACCGTGATCGTCGCTCGTCGTCGCTCCGATGATTCTTCCAGCGTCGGACTGGAGGGTGATGGTCGAACCCGCCAGCGGCCTTCCAAGAGAGTCCTTCACGAAGCCGGAAACGAACTGGCGGGCGGGTGGTGTGAGTTCTGCGCTGCGCAGGGCGCAGCGCGGAAGAGGATGGCCACAAAAAGGAGCGCAGCGAAAATCCGAAGCGGAAAAAAAGCCATTGGCGTTACCCCGTGCCCAGACCGCCCACAAACAAGGTCCGCGACGAGCGCCCTACGGCCGGCACCAATGCCTGCCGCCATCAGTCACGCGGGTGGCTTTCCGACACCTCTAACGGCTGGTCTGGAAGAGGTCAAGTCGATTCCGGGATTCCAGTTCCAGCCGCAAGCGGCCGGAGTACGGACGACTGCACTTCGCGACGCTGTAGAACGCGACCGGCTACCTGCGCATGCATGCGTTGCTCCGCCGCAATCGATGCGGGTTGGAGCGTTGCCACCGCTCAGTTAAGCGCCAATTCACCGGGTTTTGAGCAGCTATTTGCGTCGTTCGACAGATATCGTCCGTTGATCCCTCTCGAGTTCTTCTTCGTACGCTTCGCTGCGAGAGTTTTTCGTGAAGACAGCCCCTATGATCAATGTGAAGCCGACTAGTCGAAGGAGGTACGCGAAGATGTGGTTCTCCTCCACGCCGAACAGCGCAATGATCGCGGTGTTGAGCGCGAACAACCAGAATGCGCCGGCGAATAGCCCAAAGAAGATGTCGCGGGTGCGATTCCAGAAACGCAGGAAGAACAGCCCCGCTACGGCGAACCCCATCGTGGTAAGTCCCGAAATGAATCCGTTCATGGGCGGTCTGCTTCCCAAATGAAGCCGTAGAGCAGAACCGAGATTGACGCGAGAGCGGAAAAACCGCGCGCCAAGCGCAGGTCGATTGTGGGAAAAAAGACAAAATCAGCGACCAGCAACAGATTGTTGGCAGCGAGTCCGACAAAACACAGGGTACTCCAGAAGAGCAGCGGATTCCGATCCTTCAGGTAGTTACGCAGCAGCAGAACCATGCAGAAAATGCTGGCAGCGCTGCATAGCAGATATACCGTTGGGGCTAACATCCTGTGCTACTACCTCCTCAATTTGAAACCTCTGGCAAAGCTTTGCGCGCTTGGCTCTGGCGTTCTGAAAATTTCATTGATCAGCTTGATCCGGTTTTGGGCGTACGCGGCAGCCACCCGCTCAACAAGCCGCTCCAGTTCAGATACGGCGGGGTGATAGCGAAATACGTTTCGTGCGGTCTCAAGAACCAGTCCCTTCTTCACGAAGTCGGGCAGGATCGCTTGCACAAGTGTTTCGCTGGCACGCAATTCGCGCGTGAGATCGGCGACACTCCAAGCTCGATCGTTCTCGCGCCGCATGAGAAAGAGAAGTTCCAGCGCCCATACGGAACTGAACGAGCTTCGGACGAATTTGAGTGTTTCGGCAGAGATCGTATCGCCTGACATATGCGATTGACCCGTCCCAACATCTCTCCCGTTTACAGAAAACAGGCTGTCGACAAGGTCTGAGCGAGGGCGCTCCCCCCCGGGCCCCCACGCGCGATCGTCTTTGCGTCGCGTCTAGTCGAAGGCGCTGAGGCCCGTGATATCGCGGCCCAGCACCAGCGTCTGCACGTCGAAGGCGCCTTCGTAGGTGTTGACGGTCTCGAGGTTCAGCATGTGGCGGATGACCGGGTATTCGGTCACGATTCCGTTGGCGCCCAGCATGTCGCGCGCCATCCGCGCGACCTCCAGCGCCATCCCGACGTTATTGCGCTTGGCGAACGAGACCTGCTCGGGCCGCATCTTGTTGGCGTCCTTGAGCTGGCCCAGGCGCAGACAGATGAGCTGCGCCTTGGTGATCTCGGTCAGCATCGCGACCAGCTTGTTCTGCACCAGCTGGTAGCCGGCGAGCGGACGCGTGAATTGCTTGCGCGCCTTCGTATAGTCGAGCGCGCAATGGTAGCAGGTGCGCGCGGCGCCGATCGCGCCCCATGAAATTCCGTAGCGCGCCTGCGTCAGACACGAGAGCGGCGCGCGCAGTCCGCGCGCCGCGGGCAGCCGCGCCCCGTCGTCCAGCCGCACGTCGTCGAAGATCAGTTCCGAGGTCACCGAGGCGCGCATCGAGAACTTGCCGTGGATGTCCCTGGTGGCGAAGCCGGACTTGCCGCGCTCTACCAGGAAGCCGGTGATGCCCTCGGGAACCTTGGCATAGACCACCGCGACGTCTGCGATCGAGCCGTTGGTGATCCATCGCTTGGTTCCGTTGAGCACCCATCCGTCGCCATCGCGATGCGCGCGCGTCTCCATCCCGCCCGGGTCGGAGCCGTGGTCGGGTTCGGTCAGCCCGAAGCATCCGATGAGCTTGCCCTTGGCCATCTCGGGCAGGTAGCGGAGCTTTTGCGCCTCGGAGCCCCAGGCGTAAATCGAATACATCGCGAGCGCGCTTTGCACCGATGCAAACGAGCGCAGCCCCGAATCGCCAGCCTCCAGTTCCTGCATGATGAGGCCGTAAGCGATGTTGTTCATTCCGGCGCATCCGTAGCCCTTCAGGTTGGCGCCGAAGAAGCCAAGCTCGGCCATCTGCGGCACTATTTCCTTGGGGAAAGTTTCGCTGGCAAAGTTGCGCTCGATAGTCGGCAGTACTTCGCGCTGTACGAATTGCCGCACCGTGTCGCGGACCATCCGTTCCTCGGGCCCGAGCATCTCGTCAAGGTCAAGGAAATCCAAATCTTTCAATG contains these protein-coding regions:
- a CDS encoding acyl-CoA dehydrogenase family protein — encoded protein: MADSLKDLDFLDLDEMLGPEERMVRDTVRQFVQREVLPTIERNFASETFPKEIVPQMAELGFFGANLKGYGCAGMNNIAYGLIMQELEAGDSGLRSFASVQSALAMYSIYAWGSEAQKLRYLPEMAKGKLIGCFGLTEPDHGSDPGGMETRAHRDGDGWVLNGTKRWITNGSIADVAVVYAKVPEGITGFLVERGKSGFATRDIHGKFSMRASVTSELIFDDVRLDDGARLPAARGLRAPLSCLTQARYGISWGAIGAARTCYHCALDYTKARKQFTRPLAGYQLVQNKLVAMLTEITKAQLICLRLGQLKDANKMRPEQVSFAKRNNVGMALEVARMARDMLGANGIVTEYPVIRHMLNLETVNTYEGAFDVQTLVLGRDITGLSAFD
- a CDS encoding VOC family protein, whose translation is MHKPVDLSHSAFRIADVDKSRAFYEKVLGLKPIPRPDFSFKGMWYGIGSGQIHLIVSEKRQGPDPTGPHIAIEVEDLDATKAELKKMGVPFLDGDAMRAQLKAEDQRRLGRQIWVLDPDGNTVELRKSDA
- a CDS encoding SDR family NAD(P)-dependent oxidoreductase, with the protein product MELKGKNAIVTGAARGIGRGIALKLAEAGANVALVDLGNPRDPALTYNLAAHGELQSAVDEVNSRGVKAAAILADVTRLADCERMAAETVKALGSIDVLVNNAGIIAAGPVAEFSEEAWDRVMAVNAKGPFLCSKAAIPHLLRKKEGAIVNIASIAGKTSRGGLSAYCASKFAVMALTQALAEELGPANIRVNAVCPGLLRTAMWTDVLNQYLSKAWGGNAESLFDNTVGTMCYLGREQTPADIGEAVVYLARADNVTGTSIVVAGGAEIH
- a CDS encoding TonB-dependent receptor — its product is MWAVWARGNANGFFSASDFRCAPFCGHPLPRCALRSAELTPPARQFVSGFVKDSLGRPLAGSTITLQSDAGRIIGATTSDDHGLFKFKQPRAGTYSITAQSTGFRPATVLLMLPQSRQSGVEITQESCQALSFPVTASRIGAQNSLSSTGTNKYTLTEHDITNLPQGQATALNEVVLQMPGVALDQNQEIHIRGEHMGIQYQTNGIMLPLDLNTDPTFTQLLNSYLVRSVTLIDGVLPARYGYHSSGITDIRTRNGCDDTHNSVTIFGGQRDTAQGSFELGGCDGNFSYYLTGLFQQSNLGFSSAVPAPDPIHDAVTHGQSFAYLTYTPVPTMKLSLIYGMTLAFNQFPNQANQTPQYQLKHINPAAYPSSAINSGLNQQDYFGVLALNGTWGSDWDYQLAYSAHYNTQTFYPDPIGDLIYQGVASGVPVPETPHSRAASASPATTIIKPQTRDTAPPQRAAFSSRTKIASAAAHARFITPPTNISAMSSQQHPTQNIPWFKPIRIAPRSPARHCVMKKPSGVRHFVRHACFSGVIW
- a CDS encoding LLM class F420-dependent oxidoreductase, encoding MDIGFLMAATAECGDLAEIARAAEQSGYESLWMAEHPVIPIGMKTQFPFTPDGKLPDHYARWADPFIALAVAAAVTKRIKLGTGVCLVPERETLITAKMAASLDLVSGGRFLLGVGAGWLREETEAMGANFGLRWKRTREGVEAMRVLWTKREASYQGEMVRFAPLRSEPKPVQKAGPPVLLGAHGPKALERVARTYDGWMPLVASAEELKASVAELRRLAAERGRDPGSIAISPLVDPGENGPSADEIKRYRDAGASRLILISQKALAEVADGKALEWMRRWAPAVERARAI
- a CDS encoding VOC family protein, which translates into the protein MPNTRSIFHINLNVTNFERSLDFYEILGFRVVRDFGEFGDEQLARGLGAGKGCRGRAVLMMLGDDKHATRLDLIEWKVPPSHGRPYPDLFNIGYCRIALRTKTLLADYQELKARGVRFLSEPQMFHAEGSEAGFVCMTDPDGTVVELIQT
- a CDS encoding 4-hydroxyphenylacetate 3-hydroxylase N-terminal domain-containing protein → MGLRTAEQYKESLRDGRAVYLRGAKVADVTKDPVIGIAVDHACIDYRMAEDPKYRGLAVMHDGSGEYSRYFHLPRNSDDLLKRSELIAASTREGATLVVLIKEIGTDALYALHIVGERMAAAGKPEYRERIAKYHRYCRDNDLAVAVAQTDVKGDRSLGPTAQEHPDYYVRVVEERPDGIVVRGAKVHTSVSTNTNEVIVLPTRAMKAEDKPYAVAFALPINTPGLKLIASPHGSSHKNQFEHPLSAGHKMMETLTVFDDVFVPKDRVFLCGEIDFAGLLALTFVRYHRFTAVSYKLPLLELMAGAGYAIAEANGVLRAAHVRDKLTHLAAYHATVRGLIEHAANSCTIEDGLAVPNTLLTNIAKYHFAHNYHQAVQIVQDLAGGLLVTAPAAEDLTSEATRAYVLKYMGGAKGFDAEKRLRLLNLIGDLTASDFGGYQEVLAVHAEGGFEAEKLQAYREYDFKTVAAYARKLAGV
- a CDS encoding DUF5985 family protein, which translates into the protein MGFAVAGLFFLRFWNRTRDIFFGLFAGAFWLFALNTAIIALFGVEENHIFAYLLRLVGFTLIIGAVFTKNSRSEAYEEELERDQRTISVERRK
- a CDS encoding VOC family protein, whose protein sequence is MPSFVPINGLHHFAYRCRDAEETRHFYEDLLGLPLVHVIRQDRVPSTREFCPHAHIFFRMTDGSCVAFFDLGDNQSAAPSPNTPEWVNHLALRVGSLAELEAAQARLTAAGIDVLGPTDHHFIKSIYFFDPNGIRLELTTPTLPEAHPTLRKYQRDAHDELAEWTREKSRRHSAHARS
- a CDS encoding DUF5985 family protein, producing MLAPTVYLLCSAASIFCMVLLLRNYLKDRNPLLFWSTLCFVGLAANNLLLVADFVFFPTIDLRLARGFSALASISVLLYGFIWEADRP
- a CDS encoding DUF1326 domain-containing protein; the protein is MAPKWQAKGDYFETCNCQTLCPCIFLSPPTEGNCTVLVGWHIQSGKFGDASLDGLNVAAFFYSPGPMHQGNWSAALYLDSRASSEQSDALLKIFSGQAGGVPAALHPLIGKVLGVKSAEIAYNANGRKRHMTIQGVGESEIEALEGAGGADVTISNHPLGIAPGHPSIVSRSKQLKFRDHGYTLDLSGRTGQFSPFTYEG